The sequence below is a genomic window from Kitasatospora kifunensis.
ACCTGGTCCACACCGACCCGGTCGACGTCACCTTGCAGGACGCCCTGGAGGCGCTCGCCGATCCGGTGCGCCGTTCGATCCTGCGTGAGCTCGCCACCGAGCCCGACTTCGCCCGGGCCTGCGGCGCCTTCCAACTGCCCGTCTCGAAGGCCACCGCCAGCCACCACTTCGCCGTGCTGCGTGCCGCGGGCCTGCTGGAGCAACAGGACCAGGGGCCGCGCCGACTCAACCGGCTCCGGCGGGCCGAGTTCGACGCGCGCTTTCCGGGTCTGCTGGCGCTGGTGCTGGACGAGAGCGAGTGACGGCCTGAGACGAGGCGCCCGAGGTGACAGGCCGACGGCGACGGGGGTGTCCGTGGGCGCCGCCCGACCAGGCGGCGCCCGAATTCGGCAGGTGCGAGGTCACGCTCCGTCGAGTCGGGCGCGGACCGTTTCGAGTTGGGAGGTTGCCTTCAGTTCGGTGTACACGGCGGCGCTCTGCTCCCATTGCTCCTGGGCCATGCCGGGATCGCCCATCGCCTGGTAGTCGTCGCCGATGCGCAGGTGGCAGCCCGCCAGTGAGAACCGGTCGCCGATCGAGGCGCAGATCTCGCGAGCCTGTTGGTGGCGGGCCAGTGCCTGGGCGGGATCCGTTGCGCGTTCGATGTCGCCGAGTCCGTTGAGTGCGAACAGCTGGCGGGTTCGGTCGCCGGCGTTGGTGGCCATCGCCAGGGCCTGGTGCAGCACTTGTGCGGCCTCGGCGGGCTGGTCGAGGTGGTGCAGCGTCATGCCGAGGTTGGCCAGGGCCCTTCCTTCGGTGACGTGATCGCCGACCTCCCGGGCCAGGGCGATGGCCTGACGGTGGTACCGCGCCGCCTGCTCGAAGTCCTTCGTCCGCTCGCAGGTGGCGCCGAGGTTGTTCAGCACGATCACCTGTCCCGCGCGGTCGCCCGCCGCTTCGTAGGCGGCCATCGCCCAGGTGAAGTGGTCGATCGCCTCCTGATGGCGGCTCAGTTGGGCGTAGGTCGCGCCGAGGTTGGTCAGCACCCGGCGCTCTCCGGCCTGGTCCCCGATGTTCCGGAAGACGAGGAGCGAGGCCTGGAAGCAGTCGATGGCATCCGGGTAGCGGCCCAGCAGCCAGTACGACCCCGCCAGGTTCGTCTGGGCGGTGGCGTGCCCGGCCAAGTCGCCGGTGGCCGTGGTGGCTTCGGCGGCCGCGGTGTGGAGGGTCAGGGACCTGCTGTAGTGGCCGTAGTGGTCCAGGTATCGGGCGAGGATGCCGGAGAGGTCGCTGCTGTGGCGGTTGGCGGCCGCGACGGGGTGGGTGCCGGCGGTGATCAGGTTGGTCAGCTCGGTGTCGAGCCAGATCCGGGCGCTCTCCTCGCCGCGCAGCGGGTCAGTGGGCGTGGCGGGCTTCGGGGGATGCGGGCGCCGGTGCGACTCGTGGGGGTAGAGGATGTCCGCCGCTGCCGCGGCGGTGTGGCTGTAGTAGTCGAAGAGCCGTTCCAGCGCGGCCTGCCTGGTGGCGTCGGATTCCTCGGCGCGGGCGAGACCGTGGGCGTGCTGGCGCAGCAGGTCGTGGAACGTGTAGCGGCCCAGGGACCGCTCGATGAGCAGGTGGTGGTCGTGGAGTTCCTCGACGAGGTCCTCGGTCTCGGTCAGCGGTAGGTCGGCGAGGGCCGCCAGGGCGTATGCGGAGAAGTCGTCGCCGGGGTGCAGTCCCGCGAGGCGGAAGATCCGCTGCTGGTCGGGGGCCAGGGCGTCGTAGGACACGGCGAAGGCGGCGGCGACGCTCTGGTCCTGAGTCCTGAGTTCGGTGGGCAGGCTGATGCGCTCCCGGAGCCGGGCGAGGAGGTGGGAGGGGGTCCAGGCGCCACGGTGCGCCAGGCGCGCGGCGGTGATGCGAATGGCGAGGGGCAGGTATCCGCAGAGCCTGACGATTTCGGCGACGGCGTCCTCCTCACCGACGATCCGGTCCGGGCCGCAGATCTGGCCGAACAAGGCGAGCGCCGTGTCCGGCCCGAGGACGTCCAGCGAGAGCGCGCCGGCCCCGGCGAGAGCGGGCATGCGGCGCCGCGACGTGACGAGGACCAGGCTGCCGGGGGATCCGGGGAGCAGGGGCCGGACCTGTGCGGCGTCGACGGCGTTGTCCAGGACGATCAGGAGGCGATGCTCGGCGGCCACGCTGCGCCACAGCAGTGCGCGCTCCTCGGGGTCCGAGGGAAGGACGTCCTCGCTCACCCCGACGGCGCGCAGCAGCCGGGCCAACGCGGTGCCGGGCTCCAGCGGGGTCTGGCCCGGGGTGAAGCCGTGCAGGTCGATGAAGACCTGGCCGTCGGCGTACTGATCGGCCAGGGCGTGGGCGACGTGGACGGCCAGCGCGGTCTTGCCGACCCCGGCCATCCCGTCGATCGCGGAGATCACGACGGCGCTCGTCGCCGGGGCGGCCGCGGCCGCCAACAGGCGATCCGTTTCCGGGCCACGGCCGGTGAAGTCGGCCACGTCCCGCGGGAGGCTGTTGCGGGGCGTGTACCCGGCCGGGGCGTTCCTGGCCGGGTCGGTCGTCGAGGCCCCGGAGCCTGGCCCGTTGCCGCTCTGTCCGGTGCCCGCGGCCCGGCCCGGTGCCGTCTCGCCGTTCTCGGACCGCTGCACCGACTCGAGCAGCGAGGGGTCCGCGGCGAGGATCCGGAGTTGGAGGTCAGCGACCTGCACCGAGGGCTCGACCCCGAGTTCCGCGACCAGACGCCGGCGCAGGTCCTGGTAGACCGCGAGAGCTTCGGCCTGGCGATCGGCACGGTACAGCGCCAGCATCAGCTGCCCGTGCAGCGCCTCCCGCAGCGGGTGGGCCTGCGTGAGCCCGCGAAGTTCGGCGACCAGCTCCCGATGCCGTCCCAGCCTCAGGTCCGCGTCGACACGGTCCTGCCAAGCCTTCATCCGGGTCTCGTCGAGTTGGTGAGCCCTCGCGGCGCCGTCCACACAAGGGGGCAGGTCGGCGAACGGCTCGCCGCGCCACAGGTCCAGTGCGGTGCTCAGAGTCTGCCGCGCCGTCACGACCTCACCCGCACGCAACTGCTCCGCGCCGAGCCGGCACCCCTCGAGGAACACCTCCACGTCCAGCTCACCAGGATTCGTCGTGATGAGATAGCCCGGCGCTACGGTACGCAGCCTCAGCCCCGTGTTGTCACCGAGCATCCGTCGTAGGCGCAGTACGTGATTGCGCAGCGATGCGCAGGCAGTGGACGGACGATCCTCGCCCCATACCGCTGACGCCAGTTGCTCCACCGACACGACCCGGTTCGCGTTCACCAGCAGCATCACCAACACGGCGCGCGGACCGCCCGAGGGCAACACCACCTTGCCGTCGGGGAGGGTGACATTCACTGGCCCCAGCAGGTTGAAGCGCACGGGGTCAGGACGCTCGTTCATCGCTCCCGCTCCAAGGCACGGATGTTGCGGTGATCTTACAGTCGACAGACGCACCGCGGACCACGCCATGGAGGCCCCTGCCCACGCGCTCCCGCAACCGCACCGACGGCCGGCCTCAGCGCACTCTCACCGACCGTCGGCCACTGCGGATCGGGTTCAGACGTCGTACGCGACTGTGACGGGCGCGTGGTCGGACCACCGCTCGGCGTGGGTGGCGGCGCGTTCGACCCGGGCGGTGGTGGCGCGGTCGGCCAGGCCCGGGGTGGTGATGTGGTAGTCGATTCGCCAACCCGAGTCGTTGTCGAAGGCGCGCCCGCGGTAGGACCACCAGCTGTAGGGGCCCTCCTGGTCGGGGTGCAGTCGGCGGACCACGTCGACGTAGCCGGCCTCGTCGAAGACGCGGCTGAGCCAGGCGCGCTCCTCGGGGAGGAAGCCGGCGGACTTCTGGTTGGCCTTCCAGTTCTTGAGGTCGGCCTCCTGGTGGGCGATGTTCCAGTCGCCGCAGACCACGACCTCGCGGCCGTCGGCGGCGGCGCGGGCCCGCAGGTCGGTGAGGTGGACGAGGAACTCCGCCATGAAGCGTTCCTTTTCGTCCTGGCGCTCGGTGCCGACCTCACCGGAGGGCAGGTAGAGGCTGGCGATGGTGAGTCCGGGCAGGTCGATTTCGACGTACCTGCCGGAATTGTCGAACTCCGCCGAGTCGAATCCGATCCGAGTGCGCTGCGGCTCGGTGCGCGAGAGTACCGCCACGCCGGCCCGACCCTTCGCCTCGGACGCCGCCCAGATCGCGTGCCAGCCCGGCAACTCGCGGAGCTCGGGCGGTAGTTGGCCGATCTCGGCGCGGACCTCCTGCAGGCAGAGCACGTCCGTCTCGGTGGCGGCGAGCCACTCCAGGAAGCCCTTCTTGGCGGCGGCCCGAATCCCGTTCACATTCACAGTCGTTACCACGGTCACCTGGGCAGCCTACCGGTCGCCCGCCCGGGATCAGGGCAGTGTGAGATGGGGTGCGAGGCGCTGGGCGCGTGGGGGGCGTGGG
It includes:
- a CDS encoding ArsR/SmtB family transcription factor, translating into MPESPTTTRRARNLVHTDPVDVTLQDALEALADPVRRSILRELATEPDFARACGAFQLPVSKATASHHFAVLRAAGLLEQQDQGPRRLNRLRRAEFDARFPGLLALVLDESE
- a CDS encoding AfsR/SARP family transcriptional regulator; this translates as MNERPDPVRFNLLGPVNVTLPDGKVVLPSGGPRAVLVMLLVNANRVVSVEQLASAVWGEDRPSTACASLRNHVLRLRRMLGDNTGLRLRTVAPGYLITTNPGELDVEVFLEGCRLGAEQLRAGEVVTARQTLSTALDLWRGEPFADLPPCVDGAARAHQLDETRMKAWQDRVDADLRLGRHRELVAELRGLTQAHPLREALHGQLMLALYRADRQAEALAVYQDLRRRLVAELGVEPSVQVADLQLRILAADPSLLESVQRSENGETAPGRAAGTGQSGNGPGSGASTTDPARNAPAGYTPRNSLPRDVADFTGRGPETDRLLAAAAAPATSAVVISAIDGMAGVGKTALAVHVAHALADQYADGQVFIDLHGFTPGQTPLEPGTALARLLRAVGVSEDVLPSDPEERALLWRSVAAEHRLLIVLDNAVDAAQVRPLLPGSPGSLVLVTSRRRMPALAGAGALSLDVLGPDTALALFGQICGPDRIVGEEDAVAEIVRLCGYLPLAIRITAARLAHRGAWTPSHLLARLRERISLPTELRTQDQSVAAAFAVSYDALAPDQQRIFRLAGLHPGDDFSAYALAALADLPLTETEDLVEELHDHHLLIERSLGRYTFHDLLRQHAHGLARAEESDATRQAALERLFDYYSHTAAAAADILYPHESHRRPHPPKPATPTDPLRGEESARIWLDTELTNLITAGTHPVAAANRHSSDLSGILARYLDHYGHYSRSLTLHTAAAEATTATGDLAGHATAQTNLAGSYWLLGRYPDAIDCFQASLLVFRNIGDQAGERRVLTNLGATYAQLSRHQEAIDHFTWAMAAYEAAGDRAGQVIVLNNLGATCERTKDFEQAARYHRQAIALAREVGDHVTEGRALANLGMTLHHLDQPAEAAQVLHQALAMATNAGDRTRQLFALNGLGDIERATDPAQALARHQQAREICASIGDRFSLAGCHLRIGDDYQAMGDPGMAQEQWEQSAAVYTELKATSQLETVRARLDGA
- a CDS encoding exodeoxyribonuclease III produces the protein MTVVTTVNVNGIRAAAKKGFLEWLAATETDVLCLQEVRAEIGQLPPELRELPGWHAIWAASEAKGRAGVAVLSRTEPQRTRIGFDSAEFDNSGRYVEIDLPGLTIASLYLPSGEVGTERQDEKERFMAEFLVHLTDLRARAAADGREVVVCGDWNIAHQEADLKNWKANQKSAGFLPEERAWLSRVFDEAGYVDVVRRLHPDQEGPYSWWSYRGRAFDNDSGWRIDYHITTPGLADRATTARVERAATHAERWSDHAPVTVAYDV